The following are encoded in a window of Gossypium raimondii isolate GPD5lz chromosome 13, ASM2569854v1, whole genome shotgun sequence genomic DNA:
- the LOC128036087 gene encoding uncharacterized protein LOC128036087 — MTMASSNTPIPVDDGFNEYESAVKRQKSTTSKVWDEMTKLDYENKNELKAQCNHSSESAFSMGKKVITPLRSSLKPKTVQAVVCLDDWMRAKGFSAEIGCKKDDEDDEDDDVSSVAF; from the exons ATGACTATGGCTAGTTCGAACACTCCTATACCAGTGGACGATGGGTTTAATGAGTACGAAAGTGCTGTCAAACGTCAAAAGTCTACCACTTCAAAGGTGTGGGATGAAATGACAAAGCTTGACTACgagaacaaaaatgaattgaagGCACAATGTAATCATT CTTCCGAATCGGCTTTTAGCATGGGTAAGAAAGTTATCACACCTTTGAGGAGTTCACTTAAGCCAAAAACGGTTCAAGCCGTTGTTTGCTTGGATGATTGGATGCGAGCTAAGGGATTTTCAGCGG aaattGGTTGCAAAAAGGACGATGAGGACGATGAGGATGATGATGTTTCTTCGGTAGCTTTTTAA